The Chloroflexota bacterium DNA segment CGGCCCTCCCGCCTCGGCCCTCCCGCCTCGGCCCTCCCGCCTCGGCCCTCCCGCCATTTTTCTCATCCGCTCATGACCGGAACGTTGGGTACGCCCGCCGCCCGCGGAGGTCTCATCCGCTTACCTCAGGAACGCCCGAGGCGGATCTGGCCCGCGTAACCCGTCGGATGGCGCCGATCGGCTCACCAACGTTCCGCTGGTGAGCGCCTGAGAGAAACGTGAGCCCGGCGATCGGCCCGACCGGGTCGAGGAGCCACCGACTCATCGCGGGCCGAGCCGCCGGAAACGCGGCCCGCAGCACGGTCGAGTGCTCGGCGAGGCGCCGCCGGTTCGTCATCGTGCCGGCCATGACGACCCAGACTCCCACCGAAGCCGGCACCCACTGGCGGGCCTGCCCGATCGCTGGGGCCAGCCGTCGCCGCCGGTCCATCGTGGCCATCAGGTCATTGATGTCGACGAGCTCGGTCTTCAGCTCCACGATGAGGAGCGATCGCCGATCCGCATGCCACGCGAGCAGGTCGATCACCCCGCGTTCGCCGAACTGCGAGAAGGACACCTCGGGTTGCACCGTCCAGCCCGCGCGGTCGCGGAACGCGCGGGCGATCGCCTCGTGCATCGCCGCATGGCGCGCATTGACGACGCGTTCGAGGTCGCCGCCCCGCCAGCGCGGTACGAGATCGACCCGGATGTCGAGCGACGCGCAGACCGAGCGGAGCGTGTCAAGCGAGATCGACCCCACGTGCCCTCGTTCGGCCCGCGAGACCGTCGCGCGCGATACGCCGGCGGCCAGCGCCACGTCCTCCTGGCGCATCCGCCGCCGGATGCGGATCACTCGAATACTTGTCCCGACTCGGAGATCGTCCACGCCCTCGAGTCTGGAGCCCGTCGATCACCAGCCAGTCACCGGAGTCGCCCGGCCGGATGCCCGCGTTACCCTCGCGGGAGCGGTCGTTCCTCGAGCGGAACGTCCCAGTGGGCCTCGACCAGCTCGAAGCGCCGGGTCTCGTCGGCCTCGAAGCGCGCCTGGTCCGGGTAGAGCCGAGCCGCGATCTCGCCATCCGAGTGCTCCTCGATGGCGGCCCAGTCGCGGTACGTGATCGTGACAAGGAAGTTCCAATCGGCCCGCCCGTCACCGTGGAACCGCGGCCCGTACGCCCGAACGTCCGTGAACCGGCCTCGGGCGAGCTGCTCGCGGAGGATCGGCCAATGGTTGCGCTCGAAGAGATCGATGAACTCGTCGACGCGCCCCCAGCGGATCCGGTAGAAGTAGGCGACGGTGATGGGCTGCCCAGCGTTCATGACGACACGATCCTCCTCAGCTCACGATGGCCCGTTCGACGAAATGAC contains these protein-coding regions:
- a CDS encoding helix-turn-helix transcriptional regulator, which encodes MDDLRVGTSIRVIRIRRRMRQEDVALAAGVSRATVSRAERGHVGSISLDTLRSVCASLDIRVDLVPRWRGGDLERVVNARHAAMHEAIARAFRDRAGWTVQPEVSFSQFGERGVIDLLAWHADRRSLLIVELKTELVDINDLMATMDRRRRLAPAIGQARQWVPASVGVWVVMAGTMTNRRRLAEHSTVLRAAFPAARPAMSRWLLDPVGPIAGLTFLSGAHQRNVGEPIGAIRRVTRARSASGVPEVSG